One Blastocatellia bacterium genomic window carries:
- a CDS encoding glycosyltransferase family 4 protein: MRVVIVCPDYPPRRSGLADHTHRLAHSLSRNEIEVIVVTSPPAQGSGPGPTGDAIRTAEVPGWGIKGARALLRVIQQQAPDWVIIQYVPHLYGRGGINLVMPLVWLWQRLRGNRLLLILHELYLDFPRFRRPTDEGERGATSSSLSRKAAGYSHKTPYGGFVGRAMVFLKLLVAALAQRLMLRLSLAASCAVAVSTEAWMREVGLLLGRRRMPVIHLPSPSAIDRIPVDRQRARTELGFAPEEIVLCFFGTWHVSKMSSRILDSLAMLLSEGKSARLLVIGPESEKLLAQADERLSSHILAPGYLDAERVSRALEASDLFVAPFSDGVSARRTTVMAALAHGLPVVTTEGRLTDEIFRQSDALRLVPVDDAAAFLAEVRALAENPSARRALGERGRLFYEAHFSWPVITARLLDLMKAEGPGRK; the protein is encoded by the coding sequence ATGCGAGTTGTCATCGTTTGCCCCGATTATCCGCCCCGGCGAAGTGGGCTGGCTGATCATACCCATCGCCTGGCGCACTCACTCAGCCGGAACGAGATTGAGGTGATCGTCGTCACCTCGCCTCCTGCCCAGGGATCGGGTCCGGGGCCAACAGGGGATGCGATTCGCACCGCAGAAGTCCCCGGCTGGGGGATAAAAGGAGCGAGGGCCCTATTGCGTGTGATTCAGCAGCAGGCGCCGGACTGGGTGATCATCCAGTACGTCCCACATCTGTACGGTCGGGGAGGAATCAACCTGGTGATGCCGCTCGTCTGGCTGTGGCAACGGTTGCGGGGCAATCGTCTGCTGCTCATTCTTCATGAGCTGTATCTGGATTTCCCCCGCTTCAGGCGGCCTACCGATGAGGGGGAGAGAGGAGCAACGTCCTCATCGCTCTCCCGGAAGGCCGCTGGCTATTCTCACAAGACCCCCTATGGAGGCTTTGTCGGCAGAGCGATGGTCTTTCTCAAACTCCTTGTCGCGGCACTGGCCCAACGGCTGATGCTCCGGCTCTCGCTTGCTGCTTCTTGTGCCGTTGCTGTCTCAACTGAAGCATGGATGAGAGAAGTTGGTCTCCTGCTTGGCAGAAGGCGCATGCCGGTGATTCACCTGCCCAGTCCGTCGGCGATTGATCGAATCCCCGTTGATCGGCAGCGCGCCCGGACCGAACTGGGTTTTGCTCCTGAAGAAATCGTTCTTTGCTTCTTCGGAACATGGCACGTCTCAAAAATGAGTTCCCGGATACTCGACAGTCTGGCCATGCTCCTGTCAGAGGGAAAATCGGCTCGATTACTGGTGATTGGGCCGGAATCGGAGAAACTCCTCGCGCAGGCGGATGAGAGGCTCTCTTCTCACATTCTCGCCCCCGGTTATCTCGATGCCGAAAGGGTCTCGCGCGCTCTTGAAGCGAGCGACCTCTTTGTTGCGCCCTTCAGCGACGGTGTCTCGGCGCGGCGGACGACAGTAATGGCCGCCCTTGCGCATGGCTTACCTGTTGTGACGACAGAGGGCCGACTGACCGATGAGATTTTCCGGCAGTCCGATGCGCTGCGTCTCGTGCCGGTTGACGATGCTGCTGCTTTCCTGGCGGAAGTAAGGGCGCTGGCGGAGAATCCTTCAGCCCGGCGCGCTCTGGGCGAACGCGGGCGACTGTTTTATGAGGCGCATTTCTCCTGGCCGGTCATCACCGCCCGGCTTCTTGACCTGATGAAAGCTGAGGGTCCGGGTCGCAAATGA
- the gatB gene encoding Asp-tRNA(Asn)/Glu-tRNA(Gln) amidotransferase subunit GatB, whose product MTARDKYEAVIGLEIHAQLKTRSKIFCGCSTQFGDAPNQNTCPVCLGLPGALPVLNREAVRMAAKAALALGCRINPVSIFARKNYFYPDLPKGYQISQYDQPFSEHGVVEIDTAERDEHGRPIQWVRKKFRIRRLHIEEDAGKSIHDGMPDSDRASYIEFNRSGVPLVEIVSEPDFRSSWEAYDYMHYLRLALQYVDVCEGNMEEGNLRCDANVSVRPKGSTELGTKIELKNLNSFRFLQKALEYEITRQIEVLEKGGQLVQETRLWNEAEGRTVVMRTKEEAHDYRYFPEPDLPPLVVSPEWVEELRRELPELPNQRKWRFMQEYGLSLEDATTLTATRTLADYYEAVVERTRDPRASANWILSELMGLTKATGQEVTSSPVTPEKLAGLIHLIADGTISGKIAKTVLEDMVATGKTAEEIVREKGLVQITDVAEIEAIIRRVLEAHPENVEAYRAGKEKLFGFFVGQVMKQSQGKANPQLVNELLAKLLRQTDV is encoded by the coding sequence ATGACGGCCAGAGACAAGTATGAAGCGGTGATCGGGCTGGAGATTCACGCGCAGTTGAAAACGCGGTCGAAGATCTTCTGCGGGTGTTCGACGCAATTCGGCGACGCGCCGAATCAAAACACCTGTCCGGTCTGCCTGGGACTTCCCGGAGCCTTACCGGTACTCAATCGGGAAGCCGTGCGCATGGCGGCCAAAGCGGCGTTGGCGCTTGGTTGTCGGATCAATCCCGTCTCGATCTTCGCCCGCAAGAACTATTTTTATCCCGATCTGCCCAAAGGTTATCAAATCTCGCAGTACGATCAGCCGTTTTCCGAACACGGCGTCGTTGAGATTGATACGGCGGAGCGCGATGAGCATGGTCGCCCCATTCAATGGGTGAGAAAGAAATTCCGCATCCGCCGCCTCCACATCGAGGAGGATGCCGGCAAGTCCATCCACGACGGGATGCCGGATTCGGACCGCGCCTCCTATATTGAGTTCAATCGCAGCGGCGTGCCTCTTGTCGAGATCGTCTCGGAGCCCGACTTCCGTTCCAGTTGGGAGGCTTACGATTACATGCATTATCTCCGATTGGCGCTCCAGTACGTGGATGTCTGCGAAGGCAATATGGAGGAAGGAAACTTGCGCTGCGATGCCAACGTCTCGGTGCGCCCGAAAGGAAGCACCGAACTGGGGACGAAGATCGAGCTGAAGAATCTCAACTCCTTTCGTTTTCTGCAAAAGGCTCTCGAATACGAGATCACCCGGCAAATCGAAGTACTGGAAAAGGGCGGCCAGCTCGTTCAGGAAACGCGTCTATGGAATGAGGCCGAGGGGCGGACCGTCGTCATGCGCACCAAAGAGGAAGCTCATGATTATCGCTACTTCCCCGAACCCGATCTGCCGCCGCTCGTCGTCAGTCCCGAGTGGGTGGAAGAACTTCGACGCGAGTTGCCGGAACTGCCCAACCAGCGCAAGTGGCGATTCATGCAGGAGTATGGACTTTCGCTGGAGGACGCCACCACTCTGACGGCCACGCGAACCCTGGCCGACTATTACGAAGCGGTTGTCGAACGCACGCGCGATCCCCGTGCGTCGGCCAACTGGATTCTGAGCGAGCTGATGGGCCTGACGAAAGCGACGGGACAGGAGGTCACCAGTTCGCCGGTGACGCCGGAAAAACTCGCCGGATTGATCCACCTCATCGCCGACGGGACCATCAGCGGCAAGATCGCCAAGACCGTCCTCGAAGACATGGTCGCCACCGGAAAGACCGCCGAAGAGATCGTGCGCGAGAAGGGGCTCGTGCAGATCACCGATGTCGCCGAAATCGAAGCGATCATTCGGCGCGTTCTGGAAGCCCACCCCGAAAATGTGGAGGCGTATCGGGCAGGAAAGGAGAAGCTCTTCGGATTTTTCGTCGGTCAGGTGATGAAGCAGTCGCAGGGCAAAGCCAATCCCCAGCTCGTCAACGAGCTGCTCGCCAAACTCCTCCGCCAGACCGATGTCTGA
- a CDS encoding RNA polymerase sigma factor produces MGKRDRAGVPPNELPDEVLVMAALVGDITAFDHLVRRYRGAVVRLAEAIVGPDLAEDVAQEALLTAFKALPTLETPSKFAAWLHVITRHKALRMSQREQALRTKQAELDRLLLERSTALSRPLLSKSDEPAAVREAIQRLPPDYRLVVTLRYFDQMPVKRIAEFLMLPLTTVKWRLHKGRHLLRQILEGGRHGKGTRNS; encoded by the coding sequence GTGGGGAAACGGGATCGGGCAGGGGTTCCGCCGAACGAGTTGCCGGATGAAGTCCTGGTGATGGCGGCGCTGGTCGGTGACATCACCGCTTTCGATCACTTGGTCCGGCGGTATCGGGGAGCCGTCGTGCGCCTCGCCGAAGCAATTGTCGGACCGGACCTGGCGGAAGATGTCGCTCAGGAGGCCTTGCTCACTGCGTTCAAGGCGCTGCCCACGCTGGAAACGCCGAGCAAGTTTGCCGCGTGGCTGCACGTCATCACGCGACATAAGGCACTTCGCATGAGCCAGCGCGAACAAGCCCTCCGCACCAAACAGGCCGAACTGGATCGCCTTCTGCTGGAACGCAGCACCGCCCTGAGTCGTCCCCTCCTCAGCAAAAGTGACGAGCCGGCGGCCGTGAGAGAGGCGATCCAGCGTCTCCCGCCTGACTACCGACTGGTCGTCACGCTGCGATACTTCGATCAGATGCCGGTCAAGCGCATCGCCGAGTTCTTGATGCTGCCGCTGACGACGGTGAAGTGGCGGCTTCATAAGGGACGACACTTATTGCGTCAGATTTTGGAAGGAGGTCGTCATGGAAAAGGAACAAGAAATTCGTAA
- a CDS encoding ABC transporter ATP-binding protein — MKRPIVEITNVSKMFRHDSVEVRVLEDINLTVEAGEFLALRGPSGSGKTTLLNLIAGLDRPTTGRVRVGDAIVTEMTENQLAHWRNRHIGFVFQTFNLIPVLTAFENVELPLLLTKLSGRERRRHVETALKLVGLSDRMNHYPRQLSGGQEQRVAIARAIVTDPTLILADEPTGNLDAHSAEEILTLLVQLNAQLGKTIIMVTHDPRAARHATRELHLEKGVLLPPEVPSVVREPIQS, encoded by the coding sequence ATGAAACGCCCAATCGTTGAAATCACCAATGTGAGCAAGATGTTTCGCCATGATAGCGTGGAGGTTCGCGTCCTCGAAGACATCAATCTGACGGTTGAAGCCGGAGAGTTCCTGGCGCTGCGAGGGCCATCGGGATCGGGAAAGACGACGCTGCTCAATCTCATCGCGGGCCTCGACCGCCCAACGACGGGCCGCGTGCGCGTCGGTGATGCCATCGTCACCGAGATGACCGAGAATCAACTGGCCCATTGGCGCAATCGGCACATCGGGTTTGTTTTTCAAACGTTCAACCTCATTCCGGTGCTGACGGCTTTTGAAAACGTCGAGTTACCGCTTTTGCTCACGAAGCTGTCCGGCCGGGAGCGTCGCCGTCACGTCGAAACGGCGCTCAAGCTGGTGGGGCTTTCGGATCGGATGAATCATTATCCCCGGCAACTGTCGGGCGGCCAGGAACAGCGTGTGGCCATCGCGCGAGCGATTGTCACCGATCCAACGCTCATTCTGGCTGACGAGCCAACGGGTAACCTGGATGCACATTCGGCCGAGGAAATACTGACGTTGCTCGTCCAGCTCAACGCGCAGCTCGGGAAAACGATCATCATGGTCACGCACGATCCTCGGGCGGCGCGTCATGCCACCCGCGAACTGCATCTGGAGAAAGGCGTCTTATTGCCGCCGGAGGTTCCGTCGGTCGTCCGCGAACCGATACAGTCGTGA
- a CDS encoding DinB family protein, whose product MTTEQWQAPLTLEDRLAELAKARAELMAVLENTPAEPETGTSDRWSVAEIVYHLHLAEKSITRMLQKAIRSGPRQARASEEFLRTEWERIRSLVGSREHPATAPPAALPTDAPPLAEALARLNESRRELLELLGTVSLDDLASVSMPHPFEAIGTVTGAGWLSIIAQHELRHAEQIREITSRRK is encoded by the coding sequence ATGACGACCGAACAGTGGCAAGCGCCTCTCACGCTCGAAGATCGGCTGGCGGAGCTGGCGAAGGCGCGAGCGGAGCTTATGGCCGTGCTGGAGAATACTCCTGCAGAACCGGAGACCGGCACATCCGATCGGTGGTCGGTGGCCGAGATCGTCTATCACCTCCATCTGGCCGAAAAGAGCATCACCCGGATGCTGCAGAAGGCCATCCGCTCAGGCCCCCGACAGGCGCGTGCGAGCGAGGAATTCCTCCGCACCGAGTGGGAGCGGATCAGGTCTCTAGTCGGCAGTCGAGAACACCCCGCGACCGCCCCTCCGGCAGCTCTTCCGACCGATGCTCCTCCCCTGGCAGAAGCCCTGGCCCGGCTCAACGAGTCGCGTCGGGAGCTTCTGGAACTACTTGGCACGGTGAGCCTGGACGATCTCGCTTCCGTCTCCATGCCCCATCCGTTCGAGGCCATCGGCACGGTGACGGGCGCCGGGTGGCTCAGCATCATCGCCCAGCATGAACTGCGCCACGCCGAACAAATCCGCGAGATCACATCTCGCCGCAAATGA
- a CDS encoding FtsX-like permease family protein: MTYPGFVWKNGMRNKRRAILTMMSVALAVFVMATLVSFVAQLDRNMNEASPLRLITRHAVSLTNSLPERYRAQIEKIPGVVAVSELNWFGGIYIDEAHTDFAQFACDARTLFDVFDEVRIPPDQKEAFMRERTAAVIGRRKAEKHGLKLGDRITIKPRDIPIDVPLELTIRGIFEGTVNNEAQLFFHRDYLEEVMGRPGWVGTYWIRVDSPESVSRVSETIDALFQNTEAPTKTETERAFNMSFVSMLGNLKQLVATISGVIIFTLLLVTGNTMAMSVRERIREIAVLKSLGFHRGEVLRLLVAEGVLITVTGGLAGCLAARVIFGWLDLGAFSLGFFQQVDVTWPIIAAGLAVSAVVGIVSAGIPALRAANLTVAEGLRHVG, translated from the coding sequence ATGACCTATCCGGGTTTCGTCTGGAAGAACGGGATGCGCAATAAGCGCCGGGCGATCCTCACGATGATGAGCGTGGCGCTGGCCGTCTTCGTCATGGCCACGCTCGTCTCGTTCGTCGCCCAACTGGATCGGAACATGAATGAGGCGAGCCCCCTTCGCCTGATCACCCGTCATGCCGTCTCGCTCACCAACTCTCTGCCGGAACGATACCGCGCTCAGATCGAGAAGATCCCCGGCGTCGTCGCCGTGTCGGAGTTGAACTGGTTCGGCGGCATCTACATTGATGAAGCTCACACGGATTTCGCCCAATTCGCCTGCGATGCGCGAACGCTCTTCGATGTCTTTGACGAGGTCAGAATTCCCCCGGACCAGAAGGAGGCATTCATGCGCGAACGCACTGCCGCCGTCATCGGCCGGCGCAAGGCCGAGAAGCACGGGTTGAAACTGGGCGATCGCATCACCATCAAGCCCCGCGATATCCCCATTGATGTGCCGCTGGAGCTGACGATTCGAGGAATCTTCGAGGGAACCGTCAACAATGAGGCGCAATTGTTTTTCCACCGCGACTATCTCGAAGAGGTGATGGGGCGGCCCGGCTGGGTCGGGACGTACTGGATTCGGGTTGACTCGCCGGAGTCGGTGAGCCGCGTGAGCGAGACCATTGACGCTCTCTTCCAGAACACTGAGGCCCCGACGAAAACGGAGACCGAGCGGGCGTTCAATATGAGCTTCGTCTCCATGCTGGGGAATTTGAAGCAACTGGTGGCGACGATCAGCGGCGTCATTATTTTCACCCTGCTTTTAGTCACGGGCAATACGATGGCCATGTCGGTGCGCGAGCGCATCCGCGAGATCGCCGTTTTGAAATCGCTCGGCTTTCATCGGGGGGAAGTCCTCCGGTTGCTCGTGGCCGAAGGAGTCCTGATCACGGTGACGGGAGGACTCGCCGGTTGTCTGGCCGCTCGCGTGATATTCGGCTGGCTCGATCTCGGCGCGTTCTCCCTGGGATTTTTCCAGCAGGTTGATGTGACCTGGCCGATCATCGCTGCCGGCCTGGCCGTGTCGGCAGTAGTCGGGATCGTGAGCGCCGGCATCCCGGCGTTGCGAGCGGCGAACTTAACGGTCGCCGAAGGACTCCGACATGTCGGATGA
- a CDS encoding FtsX-like permease family protein codes for MAIPVKYNIRSVLVRRVSTLMTVLSIALVVAVTIGVMALATGLETALVSTGDPLNILVRRRGADSELSSFVTRDAWQVLRYLPGVVTHSSGEPLASADVVVVINLPKRGSDQGANVTIRGVSPMGMALRPQVRLVEGRMFQAGLREVIVSRRISERFQHTSLGDRLRFGKGEWTVVGLFDAGQTAFDSEIWTDVNQLASDYNRQFYSSVLLRAVNEAAARDIISRVENERRYNLTAEPETEYFREQTQAAAPIKAMGMFIAFILGIGACFAAMNTMYAAVTYRTREIATLRVLGFRKGSILLSFIVESVLLALVGGVVGCLLVLPINGVTTGTANWQTFSEIAFAFRVTPRLLLAGMIFAILIGLFGGFFPARQAARQVPALALRQE; via the coding sequence ATGGCTATACCCGTGAAGTACAACATCCGGAGCGTGCTCGTGCGGCGGGTGAGCACGCTCATGACCGTGCTGAGCATCGCTTTGGTTGTGGCTGTGACCATCGGAGTGATGGCCCTAGCCACGGGATTAGAAACGGCGCTTGTCTCCACCGGCGATCCCCTCAATATCCTCGTGCGCCGTCGGGGCGCGGATTCGGAGCTAAGTAGCTTCGTCACCCGCGACGCCTGGCAGGTCCTGCGCTATCTTCCCGGCGTGGTGACCCATTCAAGCGGAGAGCCTCTGGCCTCCGCCGATGTCGTGGTCGTCATCAACCTGCCCAAACGCGGCAGCGACCAGGGAGCCAATGTGACGATTCGAGGAGTTTCGCCGATGGGCATGGCGCTGCGACCGCAGGTTCGCCTGGTGGAGGGACGGATGTTCCAGGCCGGACTCCGCGAAGTGATCGTGAGCCGCCGTATCTCCGAACGATTCCAGCACACGAGCCTCGGCGACCGCCTCCGCTTCGGCAAAGGCGAATGGACGGTGGTCGGTTTGTTCGATGCCGGCCAGACGGCTTTCGATTCGGAGATCTGGACCGACGTGAACCAACTGGCCAGCGATTACAATCGGCAATTTTACTCCTCCGTCTTGCTGCGAGCCGTTAACGAGGCGGCAGCCCGCGACATCATTTCTCGTGTGGAGAACGAACGCCGCTATAACCTGACGGCGGAGCCGGAGACCGAGTATTTTCGGGAACAGACGCAAGCCGCCGCCCCCATCAAAGCGATGGGGATGTTCATCGCCTTCATTCTGGGAATCGGGGCTTGCTTCGCGGCGATGAATACGATGTACGCGGCAGTGACCTATCGCACGCGAGAGATCGCCACGCTCCGGGTGCTCGGCTTTCGCAAGGGAAGCATTCTCCTCTCTTTCATTGTGGAATCCGTGTTGCTGGCGCTCGTTGGCGGAGTCGTGGGTTGCCTGCTGGTGCTACCGATCAACGGGGTGACGACGGGCACGGCCAACTGGCAGACGTTCAGCGAGATCGCCTTTGCCTTTCGGGTGACGCCGCGGCTGCTTCTGGCGGGGATGATATTTGCTATCCTCATCGGGCTCTTCGGCGGATTCTTTCCGGCCCGGCAGGCCGCCCGCCAGGTTCCCGCTCTGGCCCTCCGCCAGGAATAA
- a CDS encoding efflux RND transporter periplasmic adaptor subunit has translation MSKDLLTTLNEDIRSLQIDRQRAYPPPRSRRRWLVVIGGLILVGGIGGVLIRWMPFGSRLGGSAKEVSVAVAARRGPTGPQPILSAGGYIIARNQVEVGAKITGRVVALEVKEGDVVRAGQVIARLDDEEIRAQVRQAEANLAAARARLAELEAGSRPQEIDRARAEMLRAEADVKNAELNLRRLERLVEAGVVDRQRLDDARARYEMATAALRAAQENYELVRIGPRPEQIELARAQVHQAESALAYARAQLENTVIRAPVSGTVLDRYVDLGEMVTIGFTSTRGAKQALISLADVTDLQVELDISEADIARVKLQQPTTITPDAYPDRRYRGVVEYISAVADRQKATIKVKVKVLDPDEYLRPDMGAKVTFYETGTEIPRESSVVLVPKTAVIEQGNRTIVFLVREGKAVAQPVSVGKENAGYCEIVSGLQGGETVITGGLAGLKDGDRVTVRP, from the coding sequence ATGAGCAAAGACCTTCTGACAACGTTGAACGAAGATATTCGGTCGCTCCAGATTGATCGCCAGCGGGCGTATCCTCCGCCGCGGTCGCGCCGCCGATGGCTCGTGGTGATCGGCGGGTTGATACTGGTGGGGGGCATTGGCGGCGTTCTCATCAGGTGGATGCCTTTCGGATCGCGCCTTGGAGGATCGGCCAAAGAAGTGTCCGTTGCCGTGGCGGCGCGTCGGGGCCCCACGGGACCTCAGCCGATTTTGTCCGCCGGCGGCTATATCATCGCGCGCAATCAGGTGGAAGTCGGAGCCAAAATCACCGGTCGCGTCGTGGCCCTTGAGGTCAAGGAAGGAGATGTCGTACGGGCGGGACAGGTGATCGCCCGACTCGACGACGAGGAGATTCGCGCTCAGGTTCGACAGGCGGAAGCGAATCTGGCCGCCGCACGCGCCCGCCTGGCCGAACTGGAGGCCGGATCGCGGCCGCAAGAAATTGACCGAGCGCGCGCCGAGATGCTGCGGGCCGAAGCCGATGTGAAAAATGCCGAACTGAACCTGCGACGGCTGGAACGACTGGTCGAAGCCGGCGTCGTGGATCGGCAACGCCTGGATGATGCTCGCGCCCGCTACGAGATGGCCACTGCGGCACTGCGAGCTGCTCAGGAAAATTACGAACTGGTCCGGATCGGCCCGCGACCGGAACAGATCGAGCTGGCGCGGGCTCAGGTGCATCAGGCGGAATCCGCTCTGGCTTACGCGCGCGCCCAACTGGAAAACACGGTGATTCGCGCCCCCGTCTCCGGCACGGTGCTCGATCGCTATGTAGATCTCGGCGAGATGGTCACCATCGGCTTCACCTCCACGCGGGGAGCGAAACAGGCGCTCATTTCGCTGGCCGATGTGACCGATCTGCAGGTGGAACTCGACATCAGCGAAGCCGATATCGCGCGGGTGAAACTTCAGCAACCCACCACCATCACTCCCGATGCCTATCCCGACCGCCGCTATCGTGGGGTGGTTGAATACATCTCCGCCGTCGCCGACCGCCAAAAGGCGACGATCAAAGTGAAGGTCAAAGTCCTCGACCCCGATGAGTACCTGCGCCCCGATATGGGGGCGAAAGTGACTTTCTACGAAACGGGGACGGAGATCCCTCGTGAGTCCAGCGTCGTTCTGGTCCCTAAAACTGCCGTCATCGAGCAGGGCAATCGTACCATCGTCTTCCTCGTCCGTGAGGGCAAGGCGGTCGCTCAACCGGTGTCCGTGGGCAAAGAAAATGCCGGCTATTGTGAGATCGTGAGCGGCCTGCAAGGGGGCGAGACGGTCATCACAGGCGGACTGGCCGGACTCAAAGACGGAGATCGTGTCACAGTGCGACCGTAA